Proteins from one Chitinophaga oryzae genomic window:
- a CDS encoding SAM hydrolase/SAM-dependent halogenase family protein: MSIITLTSDIGMQDYLVGAIKGQLWHYCPECHVTDITHHISPFNLPQATYICKSAFAWFPLGTFHFVLINLFDRRPDHVLVAEHNGQYIGCADNGLLTMIAGGMPEKVIKIPLPPDAPKTTFTMIQLLAMAARELSRGKALGEIGPLTQSIQIKHNLQPLVGDDFIEGQIIHIDSFENVVVNITRDQFNAQRRNRRFQIFFRRNEVINQISETYADVAEGQKLAIFNAAGYLEIAINKGNAAGLFGLQGFRRDQLTQPTGFQQLSFYQTVRIIFQ, translated from the coding sequence ATGTCCATTATAACATTAACATCAGACATAGGGATGCAGGATTACCTGGTAGGTGCCATCAAGGGGCAGCTCTGGCACTACTGCCCGGAATGTCATGTTACGGACATCACCCATCATATCAGCCCGTTCAATCTCCCGCAGGCTACCTATATCTGTAAGAGCGCTTTCGCCTGGTTCCCGCTCGGCACTTTCCATTTCGTACTGATCAATCTGTTCGACCGGCGCCCGGACCATGTCCTCGTCGCGGAACATAACGGCCAGTACATCGGCTGTGCAGACAATGGCCTGCTCACCATGATCGCAGGCGGCATGCCGGAGAAGGTGATCAAGATCCCGCTGCCACCGGATGCGCCCAAGACCACGTTCACCATGATCCAGCTGCTGGCCATGGCGGCCCGTGAACTGAGCAGGGGCAAAGCCCTCGGCGAAATAGGCCCGCTCACGCAGAGCATACAGATCAAACATAACCTGCAACCCCTGGTAGGCGATGACTTCATCGAAGGCCAGATCATCCATATCGACAGCTTCGAAAACGTAGTGGTCAATATCACCCGCGACCAGTTCAATGCGCAACGCAGGAACCGCCGCTTCCAGATATTCTTCCGCCGCAATGAAGTCATCAACCAGATCAGCGAAACCTACGCCGACGTGGCCGAAGGCCAGAAACTGGCCATCTTTAACGCTGCCGGCTACCTCGAAATAGCCATCAACAAAGGAAACGCCGCCGGCCTCTTCGGCCTGCAGGGATTCCGCAGGGACCAGCTCACCCAGCCTACCGGCTTCCAGCAGCTGTCTTTTTACCAAACTGTCAGAATAATCTTTCAATGA
- a CDS encoding glycosyltransferase family 117 protein: protein MNFKRTNNIVGWVICIIACSVYIMTMEATGSLWDCGEFISSAYKVQVPHPPGAPLFVMLGRLFSMFLKPSQAALGVNTMTALASGFTILFLFWTITHFARRLMVKAGEEISREKMIAIMGAGIVGSLAYTFSDSFWFSAVEGEVYGMSSFFTAVVFWAILKWEHEADEPYADRWIVLIAYLLGLSIGVHLLNLLTIPAIVMVYYFRRFKPTAWGTFWTFLIGCAITGMIQKYLIQDTVKASGYMDVIFVNNLGMGYFSGFIFYFVAIIAVLVLGYRKPKLGLYAPLIVIASVILVPAYNDNSGGVVFFKVLLAAFFLLIPTLLKTFGIKLDAGKTLHFSRLTIMFILFTLLGYSTYITTMVRSTSNPSVDMYNVDNPISLVGYLGREQYGDFPLIYGQVFTARPERYDEGGNIYARGPKKYMVAGKKMEPKYASDDMMLFPRVWDASNDQGHADFYRSWLGLEANEKPSFGDNIKFFIQYQMNFMYFRYFMWNFVGKQNDTQGYGNVRDGNWISGIPFIDNAIYGDQSMMPDSLKDNKARNTMFFLPFILGIIGFFFQYNNHRKDTLVVTLLFFFTGIAIVLYLNQAGNQPRERDYAYVGSFYAFAIWIGLGVLSVYNFLNKKIKNAMTPALATGLCLLAVPVLMAAQEWDDHDRSTKYIARDIAKDYLESCQPNAILFTVGDNDTYPLWYAQEVEGIRPDIRVINLSLLGVDWYIDQQRRMVNQSPAVPMSWTPDKYQGETRNYIRFFDPGNIPADRDFPLKDIMDFMGSDDEHSKINTQDGGAENFLPTRNLFIPVNKDEVLKYGVVSAKEADKILPKVPIKVTKSYLLKNDLAVYDIIATNNWKRPIYFTSPTDLGLNDYLQTDGLAYHLVPLPKPTATDPLGMDINANVGVMYDNLMHKFAFGGAQTVGTYFDEPNRKMLMYLRQSFTRLSVAMTQGGASKDSAIAVLNYMDKNVKEVNFPYAMTTPGNMHNYTSLQTVYAHYIAGDYKRAEELSNQIIKDCQQQIRYYQSLPASRLTSDLQRDGQTAEQFVQWLERMKVDFGPGGQHAREGQQNINTTGDSAAAQTAPDSAK, encoded by the coding sequence ATGAATTTTAAAAGGACCAACAACATAGTTGGCTGGGTGATTTGCATCATAGCCTGCTCTGTTTACATTATGACTATGGAGGCCACGGGCAGCTTGTGGGACTGCGGCGAATTTATTTCCAGTGCGTACAAAGTACAAGTCCCCCACCCTCCCGGAGCACCCCTGTTCGTGATGCTCGGAAGACTCTTCAGCATGTTCCTGAAACCCTCACAGGCAGCCCTCGGCGTAAACACCATGACTGCCCTCGCCAGTGGTTTCACCATCCTGTTCCTCTTCTGGACCATCACGCACTTCGCCCGTCGTCTGATGGTTAAAGCCGGTGAAGAGATCTCCCGTGAGAAAATGATCGCCATTATGGGCGCCGGCATCGTAGGGTCCCTCGCTTATACCTTTTCTGATTCATTCTGGTTCTCCGCTGTGGAAGGTGAAGTGTACGGTATGTCCTCCTTCTTCACCGCCGTCGTGTTCTGGGCCATCCTCAAATGGGAACACGAAGCCGACGAGCCTTATGCCGACAGATGGATCGTGTTGATCGCTTACCTCCTCGGCCTGTCCATCGGGGTACACCTGCTCAACCTCCTCACCATCCCGGCCATCGTCATGGTCTACTACTTCAGGAGATTCAAACCTACCGCCTGGGGCACCTTCTGGACCTTCCTCATAGGTTGCGCCATCACCGGTATGATACAGAAATACCTCATCCAGGACACCGTGAAAGCCTCCGGTTATATGGACGTTATCTTCGTCAATAACCTCGGCATGGGCTATTTCTCCGGGTTCATCTTCTACTTCGTCGCCATCATCGCGGTACTGGTGCTGGGCTACAGAAAACCGAAACTCGGCCTCTATGCGCCGCTCATCGTGATCGCTTCTGTTATCCTGGTCCCCGCCTACAACGACAACAGCGGCGGCGTGGTATTCTTTAAAGTGCTGCTGGCAGCGTTCTTCCTGCTCATCCCTACCCTGCTGAAAACCTTCGGCATCAAACTGGACGCGGGAAAAACACTGCACTTCAGCCGCCTCACCATCATGTTCATCCTCTTCACCCTCCTCGGATATTCTACGTATATCACTACCATGGTGCGTTCTACGTCTAACCCTTCGGTAGATATGTATAACGTGGACAACCCGATCTCCCTCGTAGGTTACCTCGGGCGCGAACAATACGGCGACTTCCCCCTGATCTACGGCCAGGTGTTCACCGCCCGCCCCGAACGGTATGACGAAGGCGGCAACATCTACGCCCGCGGCCCCAAAAAATACATGGTGGCAGGCAAAAAAATGGAGCCTAAATACGCTTCCGATGATATGATGCTGTTCCCCCGCGTATGGGACGCCAGCAACGATCAGGGCCACGCGGACTTCTACCGCTCCTGGCTCGGACTGGAAGCCAACGAAAAACCTTCCTTCGGCGATAACATCAAGTTCTTCATCCAATACCAGATGAACTTCATGTACTTCCGCTACTTCATGTGGAACTTCGTCGGAAAACAAAACGATACCCAGGGCTACGGCAACGTACGCGATGGTAACTGGATCTCCGGCATCCCCTTCATCGACAACGCTATCTACGGCGACCAGAGCATGATGCCGGACAGCCTGAAAGACAACAAGGCACGCAACACGATGTTCTTCCTGCCTTTCATCCTCGGTATCATCGGTTTCTTCTTCCAGTATAACAACCACCGGAAAGATACCCTCGTGGTGACCCTCCTGTTCTTCTTTACAGGCATCGCCATCGTACTGTACCTCAACCAGGCCGGCAACCAGCCACGTGAACGTGACTACGCCTATGTAGGCTCCTTCTACGCTTTCGCCATCTGGATCGGTCTCGGCGTACTCTCCGTGTACAACTTCCTGAACAAAAAAATCAAAAACGCGATGACGCCAGCACTGGCCACAGGCTTATGCCTCCTCGCCGTACCCGTGCTGATGGCCGCCCAGGAATGGGACGACCACGACCGCTCTACCAAATACATCGCCCGCGATATCGCTAAAGATTACCTGGAATCCTGCCAGCCGAACGCGATCCTCTTCACTGTCGGCGATAACGATACCTACCCGCTGTGGTACGCACAGGAAGTGGAAGGCATCCGCCCCGACATCAGGGTGATCAACCTCAGCCTCCTCGGCGTGGACTGGTACATCGATCAGCAACGCAGAATGGTGAACCAGAGCCCGGCAGTGCCGATGAGCTGGACACCGGACAAATACCAGGGTGAAACCCGCAACTACATCCGCTTCTTCGATCCGGGAAATATTCCGGCCGACAGGGACTTCCCCCTGAAAGACATCATGGACTTCATGGGAAGCGACGATGAACACAGCAAAATCAATACACAGGACGGCGGCGCAGAAAACTTCCTGCCTACCCGCAACCTGTTCATCCCGGTCAACAAGGACGAAGTGCTGAAATACGGCGTGGTAAGCGCGAAAGAGGCAGACAAAATCCTGCCGAAAGTACCGATCAAAGTCACCAAAAGCTACCTGCTGAAAAATGACCTGGCCGTGTACGATATCATCGCCACCAACAACTGGAAACGCCCCATCTACTTTACCAGCCCTACCGACCTCGGTCTGAACGACTACCTGCAAACCGACGGCCTGGCCTACCACCTGGTACCGCTGCCTAAACCGACAGCTACCGACCCGTTAGGCATGGACATCAACGCCAACGTAGGGGTAATGTATGATAACCTGATGCATAAATTCGCATTCGGCGGCGCCCAGACCGTAGGCACCTACTTCGATGAGCCTAACCGCAAAATGCTGATGTACCTGCGCCAGTCCTTCACCCGCCTCAGCGTGGCCATGACTCAGGGCGGCGCCTCCAAAGACAGCGCGATAGCCGTCCTGAACTATATGGACAAAAACGTGAAGGAAGTGAACTTCCCTTACGCGATGACCACTCCGGGTAACATGCACAACTATACGTCCCTGCAGACCGTATACGCACACTACATCGCAGGCGACTACAAACGTGCAGAGGAACTGAGCAACCAGATCATCAAAGACTGCCAGCAGCAGATCCGCTACTACCAGTCCCTCCCTGCCAGCAGGCTGACGTCCGACCTCCAGCGCGACGGCCAGACCGCCGAACAGTTCGTTCAGTGGCTGGAACGTATGAAAGTGGACTTCGGCCCCGGCGGTCAGCACGCCCGCGAAGGCCAGCAAAACATCAATACCACCGGAGATTCCGCAGCTGCCCAAACAGCTCCGGACTCCGCCAAATAA
- a CDS encoding helix-turn-helix domain-containing protein gives MEKRERSVQTAAPILFPIEPEQFWQMLRVLVREEVSQLERQPVRTPAYDTPGLTYKPLYKIGEVCQLFQVTKPTIYDWIKHGKLKPYKIRSRVYFLWNDIQQLLQPGEQPKE, from the coding sequence ATGGAAAAGAGAGAAAGAAGTGTGCAGACGGCAGCGCCAATACTGTTCCCGATTGAGCCGGAACAGTTTTGGCAAATGCTGCGTGTATTAGTGCGGGAAGAAGTCAGCCAACTAGAAAGGCAGCCGGTACGTACCCCGGCATATGATACCCCCGGCCTCACCTACAAGCCCCTCTATAAAATTGGTGAGGTCTGTCAGCTATTTCAGGTTACCAAGCCTACTATTTACGACTGGATTAAACACGGCAAACTAAAGCCGTACAAAATCCGGTCGAGGGTCTATTTTCTTTGGAACGATATACAGCAATTGTTACAGCCGGGAGAACAGCCGAAAGAATGA
- a CDS encoding relaxase/mobilization nuclease domain-containing protein → MISKVITGKSFYGCCRYVCADERRAEILEAEGVRDYSYRHMGNDFETNRQQLPDKHRAVFHGILSFYPGEQVTDERLVQIGREYLEKLGITNTQYVITKHTDTDHLHLHIIANLVNNSGKAIRDNWIGLRGKKAAQQLTQKYQLVPAIEKKIALTNLQALNHEETARYEIFQAIEAVLFHCKTLPALEKELMKKGIDVQYKYKGDTQQLQGISFKKGLYAFKGSSIDRQYSVSGLQKTMQQQITQEQQQSIKRGLRL, encoded by the coding sequence GTGATAAGTAAAGTAATTACCGGTAAATCCTTTTATGGCTGTTGTCGCTATGTCTGTGCAGATGAACGACGGGCGGAAATACTGGAAGCAGAAGGTGTGAGAGATTACAGCTACCGGCATATGGGTAACGATTTTGAAACGAACCGGCAGCAGTTGCCAGATAAGCACCGGGCAGTTTTTCATGGTATCCTTAGCTTTTATCCTGGTGAGCAGGTAACCGATGAAAGGTTGGTGCAGATAGGGCGGGAATACCTCGAAAAACTAGGTATCACTAATACCCAATATGTGATAACAAAGCATACAGATACCGATCATTTGCACCTACATATCATCGCAAACCTGGTTAACAACAGTGGAAAGGCAATCCGGGATAATTGGATAGGGTTACGGGGGAAGAAGGCCGCGCAGCAGCTAACGCAAAAGTATCAGCTTGTTCCTGCCATCGAAAAGAAAATAGCCCTTACCAACCTGCAAGCCCTTAATCATGAAGAAACGGCCCGCTATGAAATCTTTCAGGCTATCGAAGCAGTATTGTTTCACTGTAAAACCTTGCCAGCATTGGAAAAGGAGCTGATGAAAAAAGGAATTGACGTACAGTACAAGTATAAAGGCGATACACAACAGCTACAGGGAATTAGTTTTAAAAAAGGTTTGTATGCTTTTAAAGGCAGCAGCATTGACCGGCAATATTCTGTATCAGGCTTACAAAAGACAATGCAGCAGCAAATTACGCAAGAACAGCAGCAATCCATTAAACGTGGTTTGCGCTTGTAA
- a CDS encoding plasmid mobilization protein — protein sequence MEQTQEKKKGKGGRPPKAVRKEIRTGVRFTKAEYFIVREKAIKAGLRYTGYIRQMALFGSVVARLSDEERAYIKQLIGMANNINQVSKQAHKEGMLNAMLLFESYRQQIDSLLNWLRRDK from the coding sequence ATGGAACAGACGCAGGAAAAGAAGAAGGGTAAAGGCGGCAGACCGCCTAAAGCTGTTAGGAAAGAAATACGTACTGGCGTACGGTTTACCAAGGCAGAGTACTTTATTGTGAGGGAAAAGGCCATTAAAGCAGGTCTGCGTTATACTGGCTATATCCGTCAGATGGCATTGTTTGGCAGCGTTGTAGCACGTTTAAGCGACGAGGAACGGGCATATATCAAACAGTTAATAGGGATGGCCAATAATATCAATCAGGTATCGAAACAGGCACATAAAGAGGGCATGTTGAATGCCATGTTACTTTTTGAAAGTTACCGCCAGCAGATTGACAGCCTTCTAAACTGGTTAAGACGTGATAAGTAA
- a CDS encoding helix-turn-helix domain-containing protein — MDRYLREQINLGKNIRAVRKAAGLTQLDIEVRTGIDRADISKIENGKKNIELYTIVKLAEAMEAELHQFFPKKQSNKQ, encoded by the coding sequence ATGGATAGGTATTTAAGGGAACAAATTAACCTCGGAAAAAATATTCGCGCTGTGAGAAAAGCCGCGGGCCTTACTCAGCTGGATATAGAAGTCCGCACCGGCATAGACCGCGCTGACATCAGCAAAATAGAGAATGGGAAAAAGAACATAGAACTATACACCATAGTAAAACTAGCTGAAGCTATGGAAGCTGAACTCCATCAGTTCTTTCCAAAGAAACAATCCAACAAGCAATAA
- a CDS encoding SDR family oxidoreductase produces the protein MKTFFQNKTVVITGGSSGIGKALVAEMLQHGANVAVCGRKLPALEALRNELNNPKGLFIHTADVSIEADCKAFIDAVNAQFGRIDVLINNAGISMRALFRDLDLGVLKSLMDINFWGTVYCTKYAFPAILAAKGTIVGVSSIAGYRGLPGRTGYSASKFAMQGFLEALRTENLHTGVNVMWVCPGFTSSNIRNTALNQEGQAQSETPLNEDKLMSAEAVAEAIAKAIAKRKRTLVLTGQGKLTVFLSKVIPGILDKLVYNHFKKEPNSPLQ, from the coding sequence ATGAAAACTTTCTTTCAGAACAAGACAGTCGTTATTACCGGCGGTTCGTCGGGGATTGGTAAGGCTTTGGTGGCGGAGATGTTACAGCATGGCGCTAATGTGGCGGTGTGTGGCAGGAAGCTGCCGGCGCTGGAAGCGTTGCGCAATGAGCTGAATAACCCGAAGGGACTGTTCATCCATACAGCGGATGTGAGCATCGAAGCGGATTGTAAAGCGTTTATCGACGCGGTGAATGCGCAGTTCGGCCGGATCGACGTGTTGATCAATAACGCGGGTATATCGATGCGGGCGTTGTTCAGGGACCTGGACCTGGGTGTGCTGAAGTCGTTGATGGATATCAATTTCTGGGGAACGGTTTACTGCACGAAGTACGCTTTCCCGGCTATTTTAGCAGCAAAGGGTACGATTGTAGGCGTTTCATCTATCGCGGGCTACAGGGGCCTTCCGGGGCGGACCGGCTACTCTGCTTCCAAATTCGCCATGCAGGGCTTCCTCGAGGCGTTGCGGACGGAGAATCTGCATACAGGCGTCAACGTCATGTGGGTATGTCCGGGGTTCACGTCGTCGAATATACGGAATACGGCGCTCAACCAGGAGGGACAGGCACAGAGTGAAACGCCGCTGAACGAGGACAAGCTGATGAGCGCCGAAGCGGTGGCGGAGGCGATAGCGAAGGCGATAGCCAAACGCAAACGTACGCTGGTGCTCACCGGCCAGGGCAAGCTGACGGTTTTCCTCAGCAAGGTGATACCCGGCATCCTGGACAAACTCGTCTATAACCACTTTAAGAAAGAACCCAATTCCCCATTACAATAA
- a CDS encoding SIR2 family protein: MEHILDIANQQDQLFALFKKLQESNTILLLGAGASVTEKKYLSNEVIQYYQAEIGKDLNEPDVTKFVDLLSADDTFSRKHFDSFVSGLLKKLKVTEAHKILASIPWREIITTNYDLLVEQAYDEISGSSQKIYDLLTIRNAKQYNRRISNTEVKYIKLNGCMADMGLYPFAFSTEDFNKLKPFYKLVLNDLKNLSADIAFLSMGYSYKDKFGTDLLAKFDSYNYREKKWMYNVDPYPNEAALSYFTQNKVCIIKCTFQEFFLKYREWESHHQETLVKKRGLSITNSQDHYITLPAKLLLNIDGIVRQLNTHTKDMFVKDAEFYKGEEPTYNLITRDVDVIKRKQIDDCLEQIKSTINKNHATFLPLFFITGEFGIGKSTFALRLIYEFQKQESFDTIAFEILDFNKVKKDHLKELIELCKAKTYILYCDEVEIESHYKSLLELQRELSIEQFQDCSIFFVVPIRENILEKYKLSRTVPRAYQLKINGQLVTSEIDDLVTKLNNANLITFRDALEKRQLITKIENEYDSDSFIMLMELITSGRHEADLIQSYNELTKDTQKAFLYTALLHRHKLLMPANWLKQNISMSWDDFTEKVIKAEGKGLLIQVENKNSYGVNPSLFFRTKHPLIAEKLVERFLPNKDKQYEFYDRMLKTIEPGQTNSYLANDLLKSFVRNESYNDYQIDKLYDAAYTRLSDDPYFLLNFATNLQRRKNEADLKRALELLVYAESKLEWRNHRFIHRRGVISFELAKMCFEDGDMSYATFYINEAKELFEAKQLLDPFSSYSYVDYIKMLIWKLQVLDFDESDKMLILIQIEELLEIAYKTVTYGLDRIDKIKSIYSAHLEEVLSNSDYKEYLDSLYSDFHLKPYACILLYNYHLKKNQQEECERYLNELEYYQENFEVVKFLFKYYGNMLHIPNIRIKFLRLSSTNPGLEKENPLRFNYFNFIAETYNHHFHEGKGYLNNIQSKFFNLNPEFRLTWNDPDGAPLLFEAKIVRNHGEKYKAIKISSIQQTIKLVKGDYKNYNPGDFVRVKINFFLYGLMAEILD, translated from the coding sequence ATGGAGCATATCCTTGATATTGCAAATCAACAAGACCAGCTTTTTGCCCTTTTCAAAAAGCTACAGGAATCAAACACAATTCTGCTTTTGGGTGCTGGAGCCTCAGTGACAGAAAAAAAATATCTGAGCAATGAGGTGATCCAATACTACCAGGCAGAAATAGGAAAAGATTTAAATGAACCTGATGTGACGAAATTTGTGGATCTGCTCTCAGCAGATGATACGTTTAGCAGGAAACATTTTGATTCTTTCGTTTCCGGACTGTTAAAGAAATTAAAAGTTACTGAAGCTCATAAAATCCTAGCGTCTATACCGTGGAGGGAGATAATTACGACAAATTACGACCTATTAGTTGAGCAAGCTTATGATGAAATATCAGGCTCTTCCCAAAAAATCTATGATCTACTAACAATAAGAAATGCCAAACAATATAATCGCAGAATCTCAAATACAGAGGTTAAATATATCAAATTAAACGGTTGTATGGCAGATATGGGTCTTTATCCCTTTGCCTTTTCTACGGAAGACTTTAATAAATTAAAACCTTTCTATAAATTAGTACTAAACGATCTTAAAAATTTAAGCGCAGATATAGCATTCCTATCAATGGGCTATTCTTATAAAGACAAATTTGGGACAGACCTACTTGCAAAATTTGATTCCTATAATTACCGCGAAAAAAAGTGGATGTATAATGTTGATCCATATCCAAACGAAGCTGCATTATCCTATTTTACGCAAAATAAGGTATGTATCATAAAATGCACATTCCAGGAATTCTTCTTAAAATACCGGGAGTGGGAATCCCATCATCAGGAAACATTGGTAAAAAAAAGAGGCCTATCAATTACAAACAGTCAAGATCATTATATCACCCTGCCAGCTAAACTATTACTAAATATTGACGGAATAGTAAGACAACTTAATACGCACACTAAAGACATGTTTGTTAAGGATGCGGAATTCTATAAAGGTGAAGAACCTACATACAATCTTATCACACGCGATGTTGATGTAATCAAAAGAAAACAAATAGATGACTGTTTAGAGCAGATTAAATCCACCATCAATAAAAATCACGCGACGTTCCTTCCTCTCTTCTTTATTACAGGAGAATTTGGGATAGGAAAATCTACCTTCGCATTAAGGCTTATCTATGAGTTTCAGAAACAGGAATCATTTGACACCATTGCATTTGAAATTTTGGATTTCAATAAGGTTAAAAAAGATCATTTAAAAGAATTAATTGAACTTTGCAAGGCTAAAACGTATATTTTATATTGTGATGAGGTGGAAATTGAAAGTCATTATAAATCTTTGCTAGAATTGCAACGTGAACTTAGTATCGAACAGTTTCAAGATTGTAGCATTTTTTTTGTTGTTCCGATTCGAGAAAACATCCTTGAAAAATATAAACTTTCGAGAACTGTGCCAAGAGCCTATCAATTAAAAATAAATGGCCAATTGGTTACTTCTGAAATTGACGACCTAGTCACTAAACTGAATAATGCAAACTTAATTACTTTTAGAGATGCCTTAGAAAAGAGGCAACTTATTACAAAAATTGAAAATGAATATGATTCTGATTCCTTCATTATGCTAATGGAACTAATCACCTCCGGCAGACATGAAGCAGATTTAATTCAAAGCTACAACGAATTGACAAAGGATACCCAAAAAGCATTTTTATACACCGCATTATTACATCGACACAAACTTTTAATGCCTGCAAATTGGTTGAAACAAAACATTTCAATGTCCTGGGATGACTTCACAGAAAAAGTCATAAAGGCCGAGGGAAAGGGCTTATTAATACAAGTCGAAAACAAAAATTCCTACGGTGTTAATCCAAGTTTATTCTTCAGGACAAAGCATCCCTTGATTGCAGAAAAATTAGTTGAGCGATTTCTTCCCAACAAGGACAAGCAGTATGAATTTTATGACAGGATGCTTAAAACAATTGAGCCTGGACAGACAAATTCATATCTTGCAAACGATCTTTTAAAATCATTCGTTCGAAATGAATCTTACAACGATTATCAGATTGACAAACTCTATGATGCAGCATATACAAGACTGTCTGATGATCCGTATTTTCTTTTAAACTTCGCCACGAACCTACAGCGTCGCAAAAATGAAGCTGATTTAAAACGAGCACTTGAGTTACTGGTTTATGCGGAATCGAAACTGGAATGGAGAAATCATAGGTTTATTCATCGTAGAGGTGTGATTAGTTTCGAATTGGCTAAAATGTGTTTTGAAGATGGGGATATGAGTTATGCCACCTTCTACATCAATGAAGCGAAGGAATTATTTGAAGCTAAACAACTTTTAGATCCATTTTCCTCATATAGCTATGTAGACTACATTAAAATGCTGATATGGAAACTACAGGTCTTGGATTTCGATGAATCAGATAAAATGCTTATTCTCATTCAAATCGAAGAATTATTAGAAATAGCCTATAAAACTGTCACATATGGCTTGGACAGAATAGATAAAATAAAGTCCATTTATTCTGCCCATTTAGAAGAGGTGCTAAGCAATTCAGACTACAAAGAATATCTAGATAGCCTATACTCTGACTTTCATTTAAAACCATATGCGTGCATTTTGCTTTACAATTATCATTTGAAAAAAAATCAGCAGGAGGAATGCGAACGCTATCTTAATGAACTTGAGTACTACCAGGAGAATTTTGAAGTGGTAAAATTTCTGTTTAAATATTATGGGAATATGCTGCATATCCCCAATATTCGGATTAAGTTCTTACGCTTATCTTCAACCAACCCCGGCCTTGAAAAGGAAAATCCATTAAGATTTAATTATTTCAACTTTATAGCAGAAACATACAATCATCATTTTCATGAAGGAAAAGGATACTTAAATAATATTCAGAGCAAGTTTTTTAATCTAAATCCAGAATTTCGGCTAACGTGGAATGATCCGGATGGAGCTCCCCTTTTATTCGAAGCAAAGATTGTGAGAAACCACGGTGAAAAATATAAAGCCATAAAAATCTCTTCCATTCAGCAAACTATCAAATTAGTAAAAGGTGACTATAAAAATTATAATCCTGGCGATTTTGTTAGAGTTAAGATCAATTTTTTCTTATATGGATTAATGGCAGAAATATTAGATTAA
- a CDS encoding putative quinol monooxygenase yields the protein MINRLVKMEFAPDKVSSFRELFSRQQNLIRNFPGCLHLELWEHPASGNTFFTFSKWESEAALEAYRHSDLFRETWAATKVLFNAKPAAWTVTEAFKA from the coding sequence ATGATCAACAGACTCGTTAAGATGGAGTTTGCCCCCGACAAGGTAAGCTCCTTCCGGGAACTGTTTTCCCGTCAGCAAAATCTCATCCGGAACTTCCCCGGCTGCCTCCACCTGGAACTGTGGGAACACCCGGCCTCCGGCAACACCTTCTTCACCTTCAGCAAATGGGAGTCCGAAGCCGCCCTGGAGGCCTACCGGCACTCCGACCTCTTCCGGGAAACATGGGCCGCCACCAAAGTGCTTTTTAACGCAAAACCGGCTGCATGGACCGTTACAGAGGCTTTCAAGGCCTGA